The proteins below come from a single Notamacropus eugenii isolate mMacEug1 chromosome 7, mMacEug1.pri_v2, whole genome shotgun sequence genomic window:
- the LOC140513640 gene encoding olfactory receptor 4F6-like → MNELNYSMVSEFVFMGIFSSWTMQHLLLVFSSTFYVAIVLGNLLIVLTVTSDLQLQSPMYILLANLSLIDMCFSTTAVPKMISDLLYEHKTISLQGCITQIFFIHFMGGTEMVLLIYMAFDRYVAICKPLHYLTIMNPKICIFLQMSAWAIGLLHSLTQLAFVVNLPFCGPNKVDSFYCDLPRVIKLACIDTYKLEFIVTANSGFISVGTVFLLFISYTYILVSVHKHSSSGLSKALSTLSAHMSVVVLFFGPCIFVYVWPFPTMPVDKFLAILDFIITPVLNPSIYAFRNKDMKMAIRRLSSQLVKFRKIS, encoded by the coding sequence ATGAATGAATTGAATTATTCAATGGTGTCAGAGTTTGTGTTCATGGGAATCTTTAGTTCTTGGACCATGCAGCATCTCCTTCTGGTTTTCTCCTCCACCTTCTACGTTGCCATTGTGTTGGGAAACCTCCTCATTGTACTTACAGTGACTTCTGACCTTCAACTACAGTCTCCTATGTATATTCTATTGGCTAATCTTTCCCTTATTGACATGTGTTTCTCCACAACTGCAGTTCCAAAGATGATTTCTGACCTTTTGTACGAGCACAAAACCATCTCATTACAAGGATGTATCACCCAaatattcttcattcatttcatgGGAGGAACTGAAATGGTGTTACTCATTTACATGGCCTTTGACAGATATGTTGCCATATGTAAACCTCTCCACTATCTGACTATTATGAACCCCAAAATATGTATTTTCCTCCAGATGTCTGCTTGGGCCATTGGCCTCCTACACTCACTGACCCAGCTGGCTTTTGTTGTAAATCTGCCTTTTTGTGGCCCTAACAAAGTTGATAGTTTTTATTGTGACCTTCCTCGGGTCATCAAATTGGCTTGTATAGACACTTATAAGTTGGAGTTCATTGTTACTGCTAACAGTGGGTTCATCTCCGTTGGCACTGTATTTCTCTTATTCATCTCATATACTTACATTTTGGTCAGTGTTCACAAACACTCTTCTAGTGGATTGTCCAAGGCTCTCTCTACTCTGTCAGCTCACATGAGTGTGGTGGTCCTCTTCTTTGGCCCATGCATCTTTGTCTATGTGTGGCCATTCCCTACAATGCCAGTGGATAAGTTTCTTGCTATTCTTGATTTTATTATTACCCCTGTCTTAAATCCATCTATCTATGCATTCAGAAACAAAGACATGAAGATGGCAATCAGGAGACTGAGCAGCCAGTTGGTGAAGTTTAGGAAAATTTCCTAA
- the LOC140513221 gene encoding olfactory receptor 4F6-like encodes MNELNHSMVSELVFLGISNCWAIQLGLLVFACIFYVAVMVGNFFIVLTVSSDSHLHSPMYFLLANLSIIDLCLSTVAVPKMISDLFHKYKAISFQGCITQIFFIHFMGGTEMVLLISMAFDRYIAICKPLHYLTVMNPKMCIFLQISSWTIGLIHSLTQLAFVLNLPFCGPNEIDSFYCDLPRFIKLACMDTYKLEFIVTANSGFISIGSMLLLFMSYTYILVTVQKHSSGGLSKALSTLSAHISVVILFFGPCIFFYVWPFPTMPLDKFLAIIDLIITPVLNPSIYTFRNKDMKASMRRLSHQLVSFRKIF; translated from the coding sequence ATGAATGAACTGAATCACTCCATGGTGTCAGAATTGGTGTTCCTGGGAATCTCCAACTGTTGGGCCATACAGCTAGGCCTCTTGGTGTTTGCCTGCATTTTCTATGTGGCTGTTATGGTGGGAAATTTCTTCATTGTACTCACAGTGAGCTCTGATAGTCACCTACATTCCCCAATGTATTTTTTGTTGGCCAACCTTTCCATTATTGATTTGTGTCTCTCCACTGTTGCAGTTCCCAAGATGATTTCTGACCTATTCCATAAGTATAAAGCCATATCATTCCAGGGTTGCATCACGcagatatttttcattcatttcatgggAGGAACTGAGATGGTACTTCTCATTTCCATGGCTTTTGACAGATACATTGCCATATGCAAGCCTCTTCACTATTTGACAGTTATGAATCCCAAAATGtgtatttttcttcagatctcttCTTGGACCATTGGTCTTATACACTCATTGACCCAGTTGGCTTTCGTGCTGAATCTGCCTTTCTGCGGTCCTAATGAAATTGACAGTTTTTATTGTGATCTTCCTCGGTTCATCAAATTGGCCTGCATGGACACCTATAAGTTGGAGTTCATTGTCACAGCTAACAGTGGTTTCATCTCCATTGGCAGCATGCTTCTCTTATTCATGTCCTACACTTATATCTTGGTCACTGTTCAGAAACATTCTTCAGGTGGATTGTCCAAGGCTCTCTCTACTCTGTCAGCTCACATCAGTGTGGTGATCTTATTCTTTGGTCCATGCATCTTTTTTTATGTGTGGCCATTCCCTACAATGCCACTGGATAAATTTCTTGCTATTATTGACTTGATTATCACCCCTGTCTTAAATCCTTCCATTTATACATTTAGAAACAAAGACATGAAGGCATCAATGAGGAGACTGAGCCACCAGCTAGtgagttttaggaaaattttttaa
- the LOC140513464 gene encoding olfactory receptor 4F6-like — MNEVNHSMVYEFVFLGISSSWDIQLFLLVFSFMFYVAIVLGNFLIMFTVIFDPHLHSPMYLLLCNLSFIDLCFSSVSVPKMIYDLFFEHKTISFLGCLMQIFFIHKFGGTEMILLISMAFDRYVAICKPLHYLTIMNPRMCIFLIMGSWFIGLIHAVAQLAFVVNLPFCGPNEIDSFYCDLPRLIRLACADTYKLQFMVTANSGFISIGTLFLLIISYIYILVTVQKHSSNGLSKALSTLSAHITVVALFFGPCMFVYIWPFPTMPVDKFLFILNFVVTPVLNPSIYTFRNKEMQVAMKRLIIQLRNSRKNL; from the coding sequence ATGAATGAAGTGAATCATTCCATGGTATATGAATTTGTGTTCTTGGGGATTTCCAGTTCATGGGACATACAACTTTTTCTCCTGGTATTCTCCTTCATGTTCTATGTGGCCATTGTGCTGGGGAACTTCCTCATTATGTTCACAGTCATCTTTGACCCTCACTTACATTCTCCCATGTATCTTCTGTTGTGTAACCTCTCTTTCATTGACCTgtgcttttcttctgtttctgttcctAAGATGATTTATGACCTTTTTTTTGAGCACAAAACCATATCCTTCCTCGGTTGCCTGATGCAGATATTCTTCATTCATAagtttggaggaactgagatgatTCTGCtgatttccatggcctttgacagATATGTTGCCATATGTAAGCCTCTTCACTATCTGACCATTATGAATCCAAGAATGTGTATTTTTCTCATAATGGGTTCTTGGTTCATTGGCCTCATACACGCGGTGGCTCAGTTAGCATTTGTGGTAAACTTGCCTTTCTGTGGCCCTAATGAAATTGACAGTTTTTATTGTGATCTTCCTCGCTTGATCAGATTGGCCTGTGCAGACACCTACAAGCTTCAGTTCATGGTCACTGCTAACAGTGGTTTCATTTCCATTGGCACCTTATTCCTGTTGATCATCTCCTACATATATATCTTGGTCACTGTTCAGAAGCACTCTTCAAATGGTTTGTCCAAAGCTCTCTCTACTTTGTCTGCTCACATCACTGTGGTGGCCTTATTTTTTGGtccatgtatgtttgtgtatatttggCCATTCCCCACAATGCCAGTGGAtaaattccttttcattcttaATTTTGTTGTCACCCCTGTCCTAAATCCTTCCATATATACATTCAGGAACAAAGAGATGCAAGTTGCCATGAAGAGACTGATCATTCAGCTCAGAAATTCCAGGAAAAATTTGTAA